One window of the Armatimonadota bacterium genome contains the following:
- a CDS encoding sulfatase-like hydrolase/transferase, with amino-acid sequence MMNGRMSRREFIALAGMGAAAMSVPVPGLFAADRRKPNVIVILSDDHGYGAIGCQGCRDIPTPNIDSIAKKGVRCTNGYVTCPVCSPTRAGLNTGRYQQCFGHEDNPGPPNVCAPNFGLPLDEKTTADYMKAQGYATGMVGKWHLGHKPECNPTKRGFDEFFGFLTGAHSYTNPGVGTAEPILRGTEEVDEKEYLTDAFGREAISFIDRHKEKPFFLYLAFNAVHAPLQAAKRYEDEFTQFKNPDKRKYAAMLTAMDEQIGRVLAKVREAGLEKDTLIFFLGDNGGYRLAGFAPNAPLSGFKGDTFEGGVRIPFIVQWKGKLPAGKTYDKPVISLDVLPTAVTVAGGKPGANVDGVNILPFLKGEKKGVPHDRLFWRWIDKYGARVGDWKLVQNGDGKELLFNLADDIGETTDLSAANPDKLKQLKAAYKDWDTKNIPPKWLDGRRKLKAQ; translated from the coding sequence ATGATGAACGGTAGAATGAGCAGGAGGGAGTTCATCGCGCTTGCCGGGATGGGCGCAGCCGCGATGTCCGTGCCCGTGCCCGGTCTCTTCGCCGCCGATCGGCGCAAGCCGAACGTGATCGTCATCTTGTCCGATGACCACGGCTACGGCGCGATAGGCTGCCAGGGGTGCAGGGACATCCCCACGCCGAACATCGATTCCATCGCCAAGAAAGGTGTCCGATGCACCAACGGGTACGTCACCTGCCCCGTGTGCAGTCCGACACGGGCCGGCCTCAATACCGGTCGATATCAGCAGTGCTTTGGGCATGAGGACAACCCCGGGCCGCCGAATGTCTGTGCCCCGAACTTCGGACTGCCGCTCGACGAGAAGACGACGGCCGACTACATGAAGGCCCAGGGCTACGCGACCGGCATGGTCGGGAAGTGGCATCTCGGCCACAAGCCGGAGTGCAATCCGACCAAACGCGGGTTCGACGAGTTCTTCGGGTTCCTTACCGGCGCACACTCGTATACGAACCCGGGCGTCGGAACTGCCGAGCCGATCCTGCGCGGCACCGAGGAGGTTGACGAGAAGGAGTACCTGACCGACGCCTTCGGGCGCGAGGCGATCTCATTCATCGATCGGCACAAGGAGAAACCTTTCTTCCTGTACTTGGCATTCAACGCCGTGCACGCTCCGCTGCAGGCGGCCAAGAGATATGAGGACGAGTTCACCCAGTTCAAGAATCCCGACAAGCGCAAGTACGCGGCGATGCTGACGGCGATGGACGAGCAGATCGGCAGGGTGCTGGCCAAGGTGCGCGAGGCCGGGCTCGAAAAGGACACGCTGATCTTCTTCCTGGGCGACAACGGCGGTTACCGACTGGCGGGTTTCGCACCCAATGCGCCGCTCAGCGGCTTTAAGGGCGACACCTTCGAAGGCGGAGTACGCATCCCGTTCATCGTCCAGTGGAAGGGCAAACTCCCCGCAGGGAAGACCTACGACAAGCCGGTGATCTCGCTCGATGTTCTTCCGACGGCCGTGACGGTCGCCGGTGGGAAGCCCGGCGCGAACGTAGACGGAGTGAACATCCTTCCGTTCCTGAAGGGCGAGAAGAAGGGCGTCCCGCACGACAGGCTCTTCTGGCGCTGGATCGACAAGTACGGCGCGCGTGTCGGCGACTGGAAGCTCGTCCAGAACGGCGACGGCAAGGAACTGCTCTTTAACCTCGCCGATGATATCGGCGAGACGACAGACCTGTCGGCTGCCAACCCTGACAAGCTGAAACAGCTGAAGGCCGCCTATAAAGACTGGGACACGAAGAACATCCCGCCCAAGTGGCTGGACGGCCGCAGGAAGCTCAAGGCGCAGTAG
- a CDS encoding sulfatase-like hydrolase/transferase, translated as MTNTYTRRDFIRFAGMSAAATALPLPDLFAADYIKPNVIVILADDQGFADVSVHGCKDSPTPNIDSIAKNGVRFTDGYTSCPVCSPMRAGLLTGRYQQRFGFYHNPPSDLDRTNWGLPLDQKTFAQYMKAEGYATGAIGKWHLGDNEPFHPNKRGFDEFFGFIGGAHNYLQPESGSFNAVQRNGKPVDEKLYLTYAFGREAVSFIEKNKEKPFFLYLAFNAPHSPLQAAPRDDKAFPEIKDERRRTFAKMQLAMDNVVGDVLAKVREEQLEDDTLIIYMSDNGGPTPGNTSRNDPFKGFKTQVHEGGIRVPFMMQWKGKIPAGKTYSKPVISLDILPTAVAASGGKVADNLDGVNLLPYLKGDDPGAPHESLCWLFDKQSAVRKGEWKLSRHEEHGMRLHNLANDPGEKNDLASEDADKVSELLAAWDKWNAKNVKPLWPSRTDAPWTDTDW; from the coding sequence ATGACCAACACCTACACCAGACGCGACTTCATCCGGTTCGCAGGGATGAGCGCCGCCGCGACGGCTCTTCCGCTGCCGGATCTCTTCGCTGCCGACTACATCAAGCCGAACGTGATCGTCATTCTCGCCGATGACCAGGGTTTCGCGGATGTGAGCGTCCACGGATGCAAGGACAGCCCCACGCCGAACATAGACTCGATCGCCAAGAACGGCGTCCGCTTCACGGACGGCTACACGAGTTGCCCGGTATGCAGCCCGATGCGCGCCGGACTCCTGACCGGCCGCTACCAGCAGCGGTTCGGCTTCTACCACAATCCGCCCAGCGATCTGGACCGGACGAACTGGGGGCTTCCACTCGACCAGAAGACGTTCGCACAATACATGAAGGCCGAGGGATACGCGACCGGCGCAATCGGCAAGTGGCATCTCGGCGACAACGAACCGTTCCACCCGAACAAGCGCGGGTTCGACGAGTTTTTCGGCTTCATCGGGGGCGCCCACAACTACCTGCAGCCCGAGAGCGGGTCGTTCAACGCGGTCCAGCGGAACGGCAAGCCCGTGGACGAGAAGCTCTACCTCACCTATGCGTTCGGGCGGGAGGCGGTGTCGTTCATCGAGAAGAACAAGGAGAAGCCGTTCTTCCTCTACCTGGCGTTCAACGCGCCTCACAGCCCGCTACAGGCGGCTCCAAGGGACGACAAGGCATTCCCCGAGATCAAGGACGAAAGGCGGCGTACGTTCGCGAAGATGCAGTTGGCTATGGATAACGTCGTCGGCGATGTCCTGGCAAAGGTCCGTGAGGAGCAGCTGGAAGACGATACGCTCATCATCTACATGTCGGACAACGGCGGCCCGACTCCGGGCAACACGTCGCGCAATGACCCGTTCAAGGGCTTCAAGACGCAGGTCCACGAGGGCGGCATCCGCGTGCCGTTCATGATGCAGTGGAAGGGCAAGATCCCCGCCGGCAAGACATACTCCAAGCCTGTGATTTCGCTCGACATCCTGCCGACCGCGGTCGCCGCATCGGGAGGCAAGGTCGCCGACAACCTCGACGGCGTGAATCTCCTTCCGTACCTGAAGGGTGATGATCCAGGCGCTCCGCATGAGTCGCTGTGTTGGCTCTTCGACAAGCAGTCTGCGGTTCGCAAGGGCGAATGGAAGCTCTCCCGGCACGAGGAGCACGGCATGAGGCTGCACAACCTGGCGAACGATCCCGGCGAGAAGAACGACCTTGCGAGTGAAGATGCCGACAAGGTCAGCGAACTCCTGGCGGCCTGGGACAAGTGGAACGCGAAGAACGTCAAGCCGCTCTGGCCGAGCAGGACAGACGCGCCCTGGACCGACACGGACTGGTAG
- the lepA gene encoding translation elongation factor 4 yields MTKDIQHKIRNFCIIAHIDHGKSTLADRILEVTGAIEQRDMQEQVLDSMDLERERGITIKMASVRLDYTARDGNEYVLNLIDTPGHVDFSYEVSRSLAACEGALLVVDAVQGVEAQTLANVNLATAGNLAIIPVINKIDLPMADTERVVEEIEEVLGIEAHDAIHASARAGTGVNEVLEAVVSRIPAPSGDSNAPLRALIYDSHYDQYQGVVAYIRVMDGEIRPGGRIKMMSNGKVFEVSGVGVFKPGMTSVKALRAGEVGYVMAAIKEVADSRVGDTITSAENPATEPLPGYKYPKPMVYCGLYPIDSNEYPDLRDALAKMQLNDSALVYEPESSAALGFGFRCGFLGLLHMEILQERLEREAGIPLIATAPSVVYRVTKTDGSVIEVDNPSNLPNANLIETIEEPYVDATVIVPAEYLGSVMELAQDRRGTFVHMEYAGTSRVFVHYKLPMSEILMDFFDQLKSRTKGYASFDYEFCGYQESRLVKLDILLNGSSVDALSFITHRERAYPRGKLLVERLKSILPRQQYEVRIQAAIGNKVIAAESISALRKNVTAKCYGGDITRKRKLLEKQKEGKKRMKQIGHIEVPQEAFLSVLKIGD; encoded by the coding sequence ATGACGAAAGACATTCAGCACAAAATTCGGAACTTCTGCATCATCGCTCACATAGACCACGGCAAGTCAACACTCGCAGACAGAATACTCGAGGTCACCGGCGCAATCGAACAGCGTGACATGCAGGAGCAAGTGCTCGACAGCATGGATCTCGAGCGGGAGCGCGGTATTACGATCAAGATGGCTTCGGTGCGGCTCGACTACACCGCGCGCGACGGCAACGAGTACGTTCTGAACCTGATTGACACACCCGGCCACGTGGACTTCTCCTACGAGGTCTCCCGTAGTCTCGCCGCGTGCGAGGGAGCGCTGCTCGTCGTGGATGCAGTACAGGGAGTTGAGGCCCAGACGCTCGCGAACGTCAACCTGGCGACGGCCGGAAACCTGGCGATCATCCCGGTGATCAACAAGATCGACCTGCCGATGGCAGACACCGAGCGGGTCGTCGAGGAGATCGAGGAGGTCCTCGGGATCGAGGCGCATGATGCGATCCATGCGAGCGCGCGGGCCGGGACCGGCGTGAACGAAGTGCTGGAGGCGGTGGTGAGCCGCATCCCCGCGCCTTCCGGCGACTCCAACGCGCCACTCCGAGCGTTGATCTACGACTCGCACTACGACCAGTACCAGGGAGTAGTAGCCTACATCCGAGTCATGGACGGCGAGATCAGGCCCGGCGGACGGATCAAGATGATGTCAAACGGCAAGGTATTCGAGGTATCGGGCGTCGGCGTGTTCAAGCCGGGCATGACGTCGGTGAAGGCGCTGCGCGCGGGCGAGGTCGGTTACGTTATGGCGGCGATCAAGGAAGTCGCCGACAGCCGCGTTGGCGATACGATCACATCCGCCGAGAACCCGGCTACCGAGCCGCTACCGGGCTACAAGTACCCGAAGCCGATGGTCTACTGCGGGCTCTACCCGATAGACAGCAACGAGTACCCCGACCTCCGCGATGCACTCGCCAAGATGCAGTTGAACGACTCCGCGCTCGTCTACGAGCCCGAGTCATCGGCGGCCCTCGGATTCGGTTTTCGCTGCGGGTTCCTCGGCCTGCTGCACATGGAAATACTCCAGGAGCGGCTCGAACGCGAGGCCGGCATCCCGTTGATCGCGACGGCGCCGAGTGTAGTGTACCGCGTGACGAAGACCGACGGCAGCGTGATCGAGGTAGACAACCCGTCGAACCTGCCGAACGCGAACCTGATCGAGACGATCGAGGAACCGTATGTCGACGCGACGGTCATCGTCCCGGCGGAATACCTCGGCAGCGTGATGGAACTCGCTCAGGACAGGCGGGGAACCTTCGTCCACATGGAATACGCAGGAACCAGCCGCGTGTTCGTCCACTACAAGCTCCCGATGTCCGAGATCCTGATGGACTTCTTCGACCAGCTCAAGAGCCGGACGAAGGGCTACGCATCATTTGACTACGAGTTCTGCGGCTATCAGGAATCGAGGCTTGTCAAACTCGACATTCTACTTAACGGCTCATCGGTGGACGCGCTGTCGTTCATCACGCACCGAGAACGGGCATATCCGCGCGGGAAGCTGCTCGTGGAGCGGCTGAAGAGCATCCTTCCGAGGCAGCAGTACGAGGTGCGCATCCAGGCGGCGATCGGGAACAAGGTGATCGCGGCGGAGAGCATCAGCGCGCTTCGAAAGAACGTGACGGCCAAGTGCTACGGCGGAGACATCACCCGAAAGCGGAAGCTTCTCGAGAAGCAGAAAGAAGGCAAGAAACGGATGAAACAGATCGGCCACATCGAGGTCCCGCAGGAGGCATTCCTGAGCGTGCTGAAGATCGGTGACTAA
- a CDS encoding DUF4838 domain-containing protein, translating into MMRVLLAVALVLCIPHLPADAAVVLVSDAKPAAVICIAPESPEQVRTAAEEIAAYVEKMSGARLEIRLTDSSPRDQAAILVGELAVKSGLKPGGPTPSREAYAIRTIGRRVLIGGESPIATLFAAYHFLETLGCRWFMEGDLGEVVPSASTVKTGNRNIREQPDFDNRRMWGSEWTRESRWKIANRCGGLEFAVGHAWAGLVPEESYFAEHPEYYSLIDGERRPRQLCTSNPAVAEIAANTVLERFRGTASRAGASLSPNDGGGFCTCEECRKLDVPDYIEPSSGAVCLSDRVQVFYNDVARMVAKEFPDRILSFYAYANYTLPPKRERKLEPNLMVWVAPIRHCRIHGIGSPICESRARLGKLIEEWSEIAPRIGYRTYNFNLAECIAPYSKLTSLKLEVPFLKAHKCTGIDNETLYSPAINGPHIYLSARLAWDADADVDAVMRDYYDKFFGKAAGPVERYWERVDRAYSETEAHEGGFYCLPRIFTPELLADCDGDLSEAERAAKEDSTAVQERVNMFRRGFESVRLFMRMNRDFNAADFARAGEVYDELFAHAESMVADKILNRYGVEYLRRFIGPKVSGGRKTCTEGNRIEVKLPDEWLFLYDPDDEGESEGFWKSGADLGSWRRVKTFSATLEEQGIPAPSGIMWYAADFDAPADISGKDLRLWMSDVHGVSRVWVNGTLAGEGQRPGSPFEVAAGGLIRPGERNTMVIRVDHRQLVELSVAGIVGPGVIYSSAGGG; encoded by the coding sequence ATGATGCGCGTTCTACTAGCTGTCGCTCTGGTGCTGTGCATACCCCACTTGCCCGCGGATGCCGCAGTCGTTCTCGTGTCCGACGCAAAGCCGGCAGCTGTGATCTGCATCGCCCCCGAGTCGCCGGAACAGGTTCGGACGGCGGCCGAAGAGATAGCCGCCTACGTGGAGAAGATGTCCGGCGCGAGGCTGGAAATACGCTTGACGGACTCCTCGCCACGGGATCAGGCCGCGATCCTGGTCGGAGAGCTTGCGGTTAAGTCCGGCCTCAAGCCCGGAGGGCCTACCCCGTCGAGAGAAGCCTACGCGATACGCACCATCGGCAGACGAGTCCTCATAGGCGGGGAATCGCCGATCGCAACGCTTTTCGCCGCCTACCACTTTCTGGAAACACTCGGATGCCGATGGTTCATGGAAGGCGACCTCGGGGAGGTGGTCCCGAGCGCGTCAACGGTCAAGACAGGCAATCGGAACATCAGGGAGCAGCCGGACTTCGACAACCGCAGGATGTGGGGCTCCGAATGGACCCGCGAGTCCAGATGGAAGATCGCAAACCGTTGCGGCGGGCTGGAGTTCGCGGTAGGTCATGCATGGGCCGGACTCGTCCCCGAAGAGTCGTACTTCGCCGAGCATCCGGAGTATTACTCGCTCATAGACGGGGAGCGACGTCCTCGCCAACTGTGCACGTCGAACCCCGCGGTGGCTGAGATCGCCGCGAACACCGTCCTCGAAAGGTTCAGGGGCACGGCATCTCGGGCGGGCGCATCGCTCAGCCCAAACGACGGAGGCGGGTTCTGCACCTGCGAGGAATGCCGGAAGCTGGACGTGCCGGACTACATCGAGCCTTCGAGCGGGGCGGTGTGCCTCTCGGACCGGGTGCAGGTGTTCTACAACGATGTGGCGCGGATGGTGGCAAAGGAGTTTCCCGACCGGATACTGAGCTTCTACGCCTACGCCAACTACACGCTCCCTCCGAAACGGGAGCGGAAGCTCGAGCCGAACCTGATGGTCTGGGTCGCCCCGATACGGCACTGCCGCATTCACGGCATCGGCTCGCCGATCTGCGAATCGCGCGCGAGGCTGGGCAAGCTGATCGAGGAGTGGAGCGAGATCGCGCCCCGGATCGGCTACAGAACCTACAACTTCAACCTTGCCGAGTGCATCGCGCCCTACTCGAAACTCACGTCGTTGAAGCTGGAAGTGCCGTTCCTCAAGGCGCACAAGTGCACGGGCATTGACAACGAGACCCTCTACTCGCCGGCCATCAACGGCCCGCATATCTACCTCAGCGCTCGACTTGCGTGGGACGCGGACGCGGACGTGGATGCCGTGATGCGGGACTACTACGACAAGTTCTTCGGGAAGGCTGCAGGGCCTGTCGAGAGATACTGGGAGCGGGTTGACCGGGCCTACAGCGAGACCGAGGCGCACGAAGGGGGGTTCTACTGCCTGCCGAGGATCTTCACCCCCGAGTTGCTTGCGGACTGCGACGGGGACCTCTCCGAGGCGGAGAGAGCCGCGAAAGAGGATTCGACCGCCGTCCAAGAACGAGTAAACATGTTCCGCCGCGGTTTTGAGAGCGTGCGCCTCTTCATGAGGATGAACCGCGACTTCAACGCGGCGGACTTCGCGAGAGCGGGCGAGGTCTACGACGAGCTGTTCGCGCACGCGGAATCCATGGTGGCCGACAAGATTCTGAACCGGTACGGCGTCGAATACCTGCGCCGCTTCATCGGCCCGAAGGTATCAGGGGGCAGAAAGACGTGCACGGAGGGCAACCGGATCGAGGTGAAGTTGCCGGACGAATGGCTCTTCCTGTACGATCCCGATGACGAGGGCGAGTCCGAGGGCTTCTGGAAATCCGGGGCGGACCTGGGATCGTGGCGGAGGGTGAAGACTTTCTCGGCCACCCTGGAGGAACAGGGCATCCCGGCGCCGAGCGGCATCATGTGGTACGCCGCCGATTTCGACGCGCCCGCGGACATTTCCGGGAAGGATCTGCGGCTGTGGATGTCGGATGTGCACGGGGTGTCGAGGGTCTGGGTCAACGGCACCCTCGCGGGCGAGGGCCAGAGGCCCGGATCACCGTTCGAGGTGGCGGCAGGCGGCCTCATCCGACCGGGAGAACGCAACACCATGGTGATTCGAGTGGACCACAGGCAGCTCGTCGAGCTCTCGGTAGCGGGCATCGTCGGGCCGGGGGTGATCTACTCGTCCGCAGGCGGCGGCTAG
- a CDS encoding phosphomannomutase/phosphoglucomutase encodes MKQIDPTIFKAYDIRGTYPDQFDEDIAYRIARAYAQKVKPKLVVVGRDMRTSGPSIVDAVTRGLIEQGCGVVHIGVTSTPMFYYAVNALEGDAGIMITASHNPEGYNGFKMTGPEAIPSIAFVSNEELYGVSNAGVFEASGKKGEFRGEVSPLEGYIDAALKTSGVKDFGDLKIVIDAANGMGGMILPHLLAKANCTVFPLYWEVDGTFPNHEANPIKDETLDALKARVIAEGAHLGVAYDGDGDRVGFVDEKGNTVPGDMITALIAKEMLKEKPGAKIIYDLRSSWAVKEEIKAAGGEPVIYKVGHGLIKRYMREIGAYFGGELSSHYYFSNFYITDNGDLAMLKIIQLLVAEKQPLSELVAPMLRYHHSPEINSTVKDVNAKLAEIKEIYKAGHQFELDGLTVEFDDWWFNVRPSQTEPLLRLNVEAKTAEALEARTEELLHIIRS; translated from the coding sequence GTGAAGCAGATAGACCCGACCATCTTCAAGGCATACGACATCCGCGGGACGTACCCCGATCAGTTCGACGAGGACATCGCGTACCGGATCGCGCGGGCATACGCCCAGAAGGTCAAGCCCAAACTCGTTGTCGTCGGGCGCGACATGCGCACCAGCGGCCCGAGCATTGTGGACGCAGTCACGCGCGGCCTGATCGAGCAGGGCTGCGGCGTCGTCCACATCGGCGTGACGAGCACCCCGATGTTCTACTACGCGGTCAACGCCCTCGAGGGCGACGCGGGTATCATGATCACCGCTTCCCACAATCCGGAGGGCTATAACGGCTTCAAGATGACCGGCCCCGAGGCCATACCCAGCATCGCGTTCGTGAGCAACGAGGAACTTTACGGCGTCTCGAACGCGGGCGTGTTTGAGGCCTCCGGGAAGAAGGGCGAGTTCCGGGGCGAGGTATCGCCGCTCGAGGGCTACATAGACGCGGCGCTGAAGACCAGCGGTGTCAAGGACTTCGGAGACCTGAAGATCGTCATTGACGCCGCGAACGGCATGGGCGGAATGATCCTCCCGCACCTGCTCGCAAAGGCGAACTGCACCGTCTTCCCTCTGTACTGGGAGGTTGACGGCACGTTCCCGAACCACGAGGCGAACCCGATCAAGGATGAGACCCTCGACGCGCTCAAGGCGAGAGTCATCGCGGAGGGGGCGCACCTCGGTGTCGCGTACGACGGCGACGGCGACCGTGTCGGTTTCGTGGACGAAAAGGGCAACACCGTCCCCGGCGACATGATAACCGCTCTCATCGCGAAGGAGATGCTCAAGGAGAAGCCCGGCGCGAAGATCATCTACGACCTTCGGAGCAGTTGGGCGGTCAAGGAAGAGATCAAGGCCGCCGGGGGCGAGCCGGTCATATACAAGGTCGGCCACGGTCTCATCAAGCGGTACATGCGCGAGATCGGCGCGTACTTCGGCGGCGAGCTGTCGAGCCACTACTATTTCTCGAACTTCTACATCACTGACAACGGCGACCTGGCGATGCTCAAGATCATCCAGCTTCTCGTCGCTGAGAAGCAGCCGCTGTCCGAACTCGTCGCGCCGATGTTGCGATATCACCACAGTCCCGAGATCAACTCGACTGTGAAGGATGTGAACGCGAAGCTCGCGGAGATCAAGGAAATCTACAAGGCCGGCCACCAGTTCGAACTGGACGGACTGACGGTCGAGTTCGACGACTGGTGGTTCAACGTCCGCCCGAGCCAGACCGAGCCGCTTCTGCGCCTGAACGTCGAGGCGAAAACCGCCGAGGCGCTCGAAGCTCGAACAGAGGAGCTGCTGCACATAATCCGCAGCTGA
- the serS gene encoding serine--tRNA ligase — protein MLDPKTIRANPDLVRQSLKNRNSDEAVLDDFLAADEDRRKFLAEAEALKALRNTVSEEISKMKRESRDASAEIARMREVSDRIKGLDGQVRELDERVEAVAMVIPNPPHDSVPIGRDDADNPIIRNWGEPRKFDFAPVPHWDLAGRLGMVDFERGARLAGSGFILYTGWGARLERALINFMLDLHVAKHGYREVFTPFVANRPTMTGTGQLPKFEFDMYRMPEDDLFLIPTSEVTITNIFQGEILDADALPMYMTAYSPCFRREAGAAGKDTRGLLRVHQFDKVEMVKICRPETSWDEHEKLTSNAEDVLQALGLPYRVKLLCTGDMGFSAAKTYDLEAWAPGVEQWLEVSSCSNCTDFQARRMNARFRPEAGAKPEFVHTLNGSGVALPRTVIAVMENYQQEDGSVVVPEALRPYMGDLEVIVP, from the coding sequence ATGCTCGACCCGAAAACCATCCGAGCGAATCCCGACCTGGTAAGGCAGAGCCTCAAGAACAGGAACAGCGACGAGGCCGTCCTGGACGATTTCCTTGCGGCTGACGAGGACCGGCGCAAGTTCCTCGCCGAGGCGGAGGCGCTCAAGGCGCTCCGGAACACGGTGTCTGAAGAGATCAGCAAGATGAAGCGCGAGAGCCGCGATGCCTCCGCCGAGATCGCCCGCATGCGCGAAGTCTCCGACCGCATCAAGGGACTCGACGGGCAGGTCAGGGAACTGGACGAGCGGGTCGAAGCCGTCGCGATGGTGATCCCGAACCCGCCGCACGACAGCGTGCCGATCGGTCGTGACGACGCCGACAACCCGATCATCCGCAACTGGGGCGAGCCTCGGAAGTTCGACTTCGCACCGGTCCCGCACTGGGATCTCGCCGGCAGGCTTGGCATGGTCGACTTCGAGCGCGGCGCGAGGCTTGCGGGAAGCGGGTTCATCCTCTACACCGGCTGGGGCGCAAGGCTCGAGCGCGCGCTGATCAACTTCATGCTCGACCTGCACGTCGCCAAGCACGGCTATCGCGAGGTCTTCACGCCGTTTGTCGCGAACCGGCCGACGATGACCGGTACCGGCCAGCTCCCCAAGTTCGAGTTCGACATGTACCGCATGCCTGAGGACGACCTTTTCCTGATCCCGACCTCCGAGGTCACGATTACCAATATCTTCCAGGGCGAGATCCTCGACGCCGACGCGCTTCCTATGTATATGACCGCCTACAGCCCGTGTTTCCGCCGTGAAGCCGGCGCAGCCGGGAAGGATACTCGCGGCCTGCTCCGAGTACATCAGTTCGACAAGGTCGAGATGGTCAAGATCTGCCGCCCGGAGACTTCGTGGGACGAGCACGAGAAGTTGACGAGCAACGCCGAGGACGTCCTGCAGGCGCTCGGGCTCCCGTACCGCGTCAAGCTCCTCTGCACCGGCGACATGGGATTCAGCGCGGCGAAGACCTACGATCTCGAGGCATGGGCCCCGGGCGTCGAGCAGTGGCTCGAGGTGTCGTCCTGCAGCAACTGCACCGACTTCCAGGCTCGGCGTATGAACGCGCGGTTCCGCCCCGAAGCCGGCGCCAAGCCCGAGTTCGTCCACACGCTCAATGGATCGGGAGTCGCCCTGCCGAGGACGGTCATCGCGGTCATGGAGAACTACCAGCAGGAGGACGGCTCGGTCGTCGTCCCCGAGGCTCTTCGGCCGTACATGGGCGACCTCGAAGTCATCGTCCCGTGA
- a CDS encoding phosphatidate cytidylyltransferase: MILRIVSGIVGIPLLVLLVFTERGLPFILGVGAISIIGLLEFYEGIRRTGARPQIWLGLVCAFLFLFAARQGLKSLDFELPAVLTMLVITSLSVELIRRDRAPIKNLGATFLGAVYVGWLFSYLIALRSLDGQVHVSTMGWVQRDLPLGAWLVLYVVFTAWASDTGGYFVGRKFGRHKLAPVLSPGKSWEGFAAGMFFSILMSALMGGVVGWPWWRTVLIGAGVSLVAVVGDLAESSMKRDLGIKDFGTVLPGHGGILDRFDSLLFAAPLFYYYVAVFVLS; encoded by the coding sequence ATGATCCTGAGAATCGTCAGTGGCATAGTCGGCATACCCCTTCTGGTTCTACTCGTCTTTACGGAACGCGGACTTCCGTTCATCCTTGGCGTCGGAGCTATCTCGATCATCGGCCTGCTGGAGTTCTACGAGGGCATCAGGCGGACCGGCGCGCGCCCGCAGATATGGCTTGGCCTCGTCTGCGCCTTCCTCTTCCTGTTTGCCGCGCGTCAGGGTCTGAAGTCGCTCGATTTCGAGCTGCCGGCGGTCCTCACCATGCTCGTGATAACGAGCCTCTCCGTCGAGCTCATACGCCGCGACCGCGCCCCGATCAAGAATCTCGGTGCGACCTTCCTTGGGGCGGTCTACGTCGGCTGGTTGTTCAGCTACCTCATCGCCCTCCGAAGCCTTGACGGGCAGGTGCATGTGAGCACGATGGGCTGGGTTCAGCGCGATCTTCCTCTCGGGGCATGGCTGGTGCTCTACGTAGTCTTCACGGCCTGGGCTTCCGATACGGGGGGCTACTTCGTCGGCAGGAAGTTCGGGCGGCACAAGCTCGCGCCGGTGCTGAGTCCCGGCAAGAGCTGGGAGGGCTTCGCGGCGGGCATGTTCTTCTCGATCCTGATGAGCGCGCTGATGGGCGGGGTGGTCGGCTGGCCCTGGTGGCGGACCGTGCTCATCGGTGCGGGTGTCTCGCTTGTGGCGGTCGTCGGCGACCTCGCCGAGTCGTCTATGAAGCGCGACCTCGGCATCAAGGACTTCGGCACGGTGCTCCCCGGGCACGGCGGCATCCTCGATCGGTTCGACAGCCTGCTTTTCGCCGCGCCTCTCTTCTACTACTACGTCGCCGTCTTCGTCCTCTCGTGA